The bacterium genome includes the window CAACCTGTTTTGGTACGTTCCGGATTTGCAGACGGGATTGTTCGATGTAACCGATGAAGCGAGCGTGGACTGGAACAGGCTGACGAACAGGCAGGCCGGCCAAACCACGAAAACCGAGTACGAATCGCGCGCGCGGGGCCATTTCACGTATATTCCGTTCGCCCCGGTCAATAATCAGGGCTGGGATTTCATCAACGACTGGCCCAATCTCAACGACGATGCCAGGTCGCAGTTTTACAAGTACTGCCGAGGTTACGTTTTGATCGGTTGGGGTGCAAGCCGCGAAGACACAACCGAAAGCAAGGGATTTTCCCAGAAATATTTCAGGGTCGACACGACGGATCCCAATAATCCCGTTGAAGGGTACGACCTTGACGATAACTTGAGGATCGATTTCTTCGAGCGCAATCTGATCAACTTGACGTTGCCCGAGCAGGCCAACAGCCAGGGCACCACGCCTGCCAATTTCGGTGGAATGGTGGGCGGAAACGCGTTCAGAGACATTGATGACGCGCTCGCGGGCGCAACGATTGTGCTTACGCCGTAGGTGATTGATATGCTAAAAAGTTTTGCAGGCAAAAG containing:
- a CDS encoding prepilin-type N-terminal cleavage/methylation domain-containing protein, with amino-acid sequence MKKTGFTLVELLVVMVVLLLLVGIGLKSYTGAKARAKNTQVKAGIHEVQVALESFAVDHNNFFPGLNWGTDSGGNLTVAPGVLGGVETDGARSPSDGSDFQNWRATPPEGGPVTLPPGYNPDFSPKVEYLDTLITNGYLESYPANPFLSVGSGRTSQMTNLFWYVPDLQTGLFDVTDEASVDWNRLTNRQAGQTTKTEYESRARGHFTYIPFAPVNNQGWDFINDWPNLNDDARSQFYKYCRGYVLIGWGASREDTTESKGFSQKYFRVDTTDPNNPVEGYDLDDNLRIDFFERNLINLTLPEQANSQGTTPANFGGMVGGNAFRDIDDALAGATIVLTP